In Leptospira harrisiae, a genomic segment contains:
- a CDS encoding biotin/lipoyl-containing protein, which produces MLDKNLKRIQFQESESAWIRSFSVESIKCLIVCRGPVRKETMDVFDAIGVKEYGILLSEKDSIVYPKALAPELRNFRFPENIHRVPDYMGAGKEEKEQRIRQIIGITKDNGYTHIFAGYGFMAEDAEFIEAIEKAGITFMGPSSHVAKGAGAKDEAKKLARSLNVSVTPGVDNITALALLRKTGNSKDGLLKVAKENNINFSFNEARSLEDNAEELLQLSYEKTIDITSIPDLQKESAILCEEIWKKYPGKRIRFKYIGGGGGKGQRVIGEKSEIDAAVMEILAESKVTAVGSNRNFLIELNIENTRHNEIQLIGNGEWSLSLGGRDCSLQMHEQKLLEISQTVELLQKEADLVRSSNSKKAAILDKDVQTLKDMEHQAEVFGKAIRLNSVSTFECIVEGNSFFFMEVNTRIQVEHRVTEMVYKMKFTNPNDPNDFFYIDSLVEAMAVLSIHGPRVPKPERIVRNVSGAEVRINATNRALQPHAGGIIQNWSNALPEEIRDDQGICTRNPDTGAFVHYNLAGAYDSNVALLVSYGTSRTENLEILGNILRKTELRGQNLETNLLVHYGLIQWILGKDAMFKPSTAFMISYLAGIGALQSIINDLDLEYLWTEKTKVADADLKKILNKKMTLVIRPMERLLANPHLLGGFLGYFDGKLWTRTGSGVTFNENPIQFLDSLYYYLNLDTTEQKPSSEKIWDHDANLLLEAKAFYSELSTRTGLSSWKDLSDALSKGKNPSKSLSEDLWNASVASHNGFQAGLETLLLLPKIGIKSNFFGLDVNADLDGVVPDEFKNKDTRDAFIKTLNPPPKMSGDEIVAPMGGMFYSKEAPNLPMLINEGDHFQAGQPLFIIEVMKMFNKILAPVSGTIVKNLMVDSDGKIVSKAQPIFKIKPDEILKEESPEEIRSRKVKVTKELGLG; this is translated from the coding sequence ATGTTAGATAAGAATTTAAAACGCATTCAGTTCCAAGAGTCCGAGTCCGCATGGATTCGTTCTTTTAGTGTGGAATCAATCAAATGCCTCATCGTTTGCCGTGGCCCAGTTCGTAAGGAAACCATGGATGTTTTTGATGCGATTGGTGTGAAAGAATATGGAATTTTATTATCTGAAAAAGATTCCATCGTTTATCCAAAAGCCCTTGCACCGGAACTTCGTAACTTCCGATTCCCAGAAAACATCCACCGAGTCCCTGATTATATGGGTGCGGGAAAAGAAGAGAAAGAACAACGCATCCGCCAAATCATTGGAATCACAAAAGACAATGGATACACACATATCTTTGCAGGTTACGGATTTATGGCAGAAGATGCCGAATTCATCGAAGCCATTGAAAAAGCAGGGATCACTTTTATGGGACCAAGTTCCCATGTAGCCAAAGGTGCCGGTGCCAAAGACGAAGCAAAAAAATTAGCAAGAAGCCTCAATGTATCTGTAACCCCAGGGGTCGATAACATCACCGCACTCGCTTTACTTCGTAAAACGGGAAATTCAAAAGATGGACTTCTTAAAGTTGCCAAAGAAAATAACATAAACTTTTCTTTCAACGAGGCTCGTTCCCTTGAAGACAATGCAGAAGAATTACTCCAACTTTCTTACGAAAAAACCATAGACATCACATCCATTCCAGACCTCCAAAAAGAATCTGCCATCCTCTGTGAAGAAATTTGGAAGAAGTATCCTGGAAAACGCATCCGATTCAAATACATCGGTGGTGGTGGTGGTAAGGGTCAACGTGTCATTGGTGAAAAATCCGAAATCGATGCTGCCGTTATGGAAATTCTTGCGGAATCAAAAGTCACTGCCGTTGGTTCCAACAGAAACTTTTTAATTGAATTAAACATCGAAAACACTCGTCATAACGAAATCCAACTCATTGGTAACGGTGAGTGGTCGTTGTCTCTTGGTGGTCGTGATTGTTCTTTGCAGATGCACGAACAAAAACTTTTGGAAATTTCTCAAACGGTTGAGTTATTACAAAAAGAAGCAGATCTCGTTCGTTCTTCGAATTCCAAAAAAGCTGCGATCCTTGATAAAGATGTGCAAACTCTAAAAGATATGGAACACCAAGCAGAAGTGTTTGGAAAGGCCATTCGCCTAAATTCAGTTTCTACTTTCGAATGTATCGTTGAAGGGAATAGTTTCTTCTTTATGGAAGTAAACACAAGGATTCAGGTGGAACACCGGGTAACAGAGATGGTGTACAAAATGAAGTTCACCAATCCAAATGATCCGAATGATTTTTTCTATATTGATTCTCTTGTGGAAGCAATGGCCGTTCTTTCCATCCACGGACCAAGAGTTCCGAAACCAGAACGAATTGTTCGCAACGTATCTGGTGCAGAAGTTAGGATCAATGCTACAAACCGTGCCCTCCAACCACACGCTGGGGGAATCATCCAAAACTGGTCAAATGCACTTCCTGAAGAAATTCGAGATGACCAAGGGATTTGTACTCGTAACCCAGACACTGGTGCCTTTGTCCATTACAACCTAGCAGGTGCATACGACTCAAACGTGGCTCTTCTTGTTTCTTATGGAACTAGCAGAACAGAAAACTTAGAAATTTTGGGAAACATCCTTCGCAAAACAGAACTTAGAGGACAAAACCTCGAAACGAACTTACTGGTTCACTATGGACTCATCCAGTGGATTTTGGGTAAGGATGCTATGTTCAAACCATCGACTGCGTTTATGATTTCCTATTTGGCCGGGATCGGAGCCTTACAATCAATCATTAATGATCTTGATTTAGAGTATCTTTGGACGGAAAAAACGAAGGTAGCTGATGCTGACCTTAAAAAAATCCTTAACAAAAAGATGACTCTTGTCATTCGTCCCATGGAACGATTGTTAGCCAACCCACACCTTCTTGGTGGATTTCTCGGATACTTTGACGGAAAACTTTGGACTCGCACTGGGTCAGGAGTGACTTTCAATGAAAACCCAATCCAATTTTTGGATTCATTGTATTACTATTTGAATTTAGATACAACGGAACAAAAACCAAGTTCTGAAAAAATTTGGGATCATGACGCCAACCTTCTTTTGGAAGCCAAAGCATTCTATTCTGAGCTATCTACAAGAACAGGACTTAGCTCGTGGAAAGATTTATCGGATGCATTGTCTAAAGGTAAAAATCCATCGAAATCTCTTTCTGAAGATCTTTGGAATGCCTCTGTTGCTAGCCATAATGGTTTCCAAGCGGGTCTTGAAACACTTTTACTTCTGCCTAAAATTGGTATCAAATCCAACTTCTTTGGTTTGGATGTGAATGCTGATTTGGACGGAGTGGTTCCTGATGAATTCAAAAACAAAGACACAAGAGATGCGTTTATTAAAACGCTCAACCCTCCACCAAAAATGTCCGGAGATGAAATTGTGGCTCCTATGGGTGGGATGTTCTACTCAAAAGAGGCGCCAAATCTTCCTATGCTCATCAATGAAGGGGATCATTTCCAAGCGGGACAACCGCTCTTTATCATCGAAGTCATGAAGATGTTTAACAAAATTCTTGCTCCAGTGAGTGGAACCATTGTTAAGAATCTGATGGTGGATTCTGATGGAAAGATTGTTTCGAAGGCTCAACCCATTTTTAAAATCAAACCGGATGAAATTCTAAAAGAGGAATCTCCAGAAGAAATTCGATCTAGAAAAGTAAAAGTAACAAAAGAATTGGGTCTCGGCTAA
- a CDS encoding protein-glutamate methylesterase/protein-glutamine glutaminase: protein MKKIKVFVIDDSAVVRQVLTEIFKSDPIFEFLGSASDPIFALDKMKNDWPDVIVLDIEMPRMDGLSFLKKIMAERPTPVVICSTLTTEGSDTAMIAMSLGACEIITKPKIGLKDFLHESTIELTDAVIAAASVSLKALPNPTERKEFSVKTEKKQDISQLQATEKIVAIGTSTGGTIALEEVLTKLTRDKTPGIVIVQHMPEKFTETFAKRLDSICDISVKEAKDGDRVVRGLALIAPGNRHMTVRRSGAQYFVDVADGPLVNRHKPSVDVLFRSVARQAGQNSKGIIMTGMGDDGASGLLEMKEAGADTIAQNEETSVVFGMPKEAIKRGGVNHILPLTEIYKTIVGYG, encoded by the coding sequence ATGAAAAAAATTAAGGTTTTTGTAATCGACGATTCTGCTGTCGTAAGACAAGTGTTAACCGAAATATTCAAAAGCGATCCAATCTTTGAATTTTTAGGGAGTGCCTCGGATCCTATCTTTGCCTTGGATAAAATGAAAAATGATTGGCCGGATGTGATCGTTTTAGACATAGAAATGCCAAGAATGGATGGATTGTCTTTTTTAAAAAAGATAATGGCAGAAAGACCAACTCCAGTTGTAATATGTTCCACGTTAACCACAGAAGGATCAGATACTGCAATGATTGCCATGAGCCTTGGCGCTTGTGAAATCATTACAAAACCGAAAATTGGTTTAAAAGATTTTTTACATGAATCAACCATTGAACTAACAGATGCAGTGATTGCAGCCGCATCCGTTTCGCTAAAAGCTCTTCCGAATCCAACAGAGAGAAAAGAGTTTTCGGTTAAAACGGAAAAAAAACAAGATATCTCACAATTGCAAGCAACGGAAAAAATTGTTGCCATTGGAACTTCCACTGGCGGGACAATTGCACTGGAAGAAGTCCTTACCAAACTCACCAGAGACAAAACACCCGGCATTGTTATCGTACAACACATGCCAGAAAAATTTACAGAAACTTTTGCCAAACGTTTGGATTCTATTTGTGATATTAGTGTTAAGGAAGCGAAAGATGGCGACCGTGTTGTGAGAGGTCTTGCCCTAATCGCTCCAGGGAACCGCCATATGACAGTTCGGCGATCTGGAGCCCAGTATTTTGTGGATGTGGCAGATGGTCCTTTGGTAAATCGACACAAACCTTCTGTGGACGTGTTATTTCGTTCTGTTGCAAGACAAGCGGGACAGAATTCCAAAGGAATCATTATGACTGGAATGGGTGATGATGGGGCTTCGGGACTTTTGGAAATGAAAGAGGCTGGGGCTGATACGATTGCCCAAAATGAAGAAACGTCGGTAGTATTTGGAATGCCGAAAGAGGCAATCAAAAGAGGAGGAGTGAATCACATCCTCCCTCTTACTGAAATTTACAAAACAATTGTGGGTTACGGCTGA
- a CDS encoding chemotaxis protein CheD, giving the protein MDAPSEVIDRFLNPGEIFFGGPEFRVRTLLGSCVSIVLWHPNRHIGGMCHYLLPTPADLHSEKTHKYGIDAVTFFLSEIKKHKLQPNEFYAKIFGGSNMFLNEEREILKENSTSHVGNRNAEFAKKILKENEIKIISEDVGGTLSRKIYFTVWDGEVWVEKK; this is encoded by the coding sequence ATGGATGCACCAAGTGAAGTGATTGATCGTTTTCTGAACCCTGGAGAAATTTTTTTTGGGGGGCCAGAATTTAGAGTCAGGACCCTACTCGGCTCATGTGTGTCCATCGTTTTGTGGCATCCCAACAGACACATCGGAGGAATGTGCCATTACCTACTCCCTACTCCAGCAGATCTTCATTCAGAAAAAACACATAAATACGGGATAGATGCTGTTACGTTCTTTTTATCAGAAATAAAAAAACACAAATTACAACCTAACGAATTCTATGCGAAAATTTTCGGAGGATCTAATATGTTTTTAAATGAAGAAAGGGAAATCCTAAAAGAAAACTCAACTTCCCATGTTGGAAACAGAAATGCGGAATTCGCAAAAAAGATTCTAAAAGAAAATGAAATCAAAATCATTTCCGAAGATGTAGGCGGCACCTTATCAAGAAAAATTTATTTTACCGTCTGGGACGGCGAAGTTTGGGTAGAAAAAAAGTAA
- a CDS encoding chemotaxis protein CheW, producing the protein MQELQYLTFLISEELFGLGILYIKEIIEFESVTHVPMMPEYIPGVINLRGNVVPVIDLNMRFYKRKTETNRKTCIIITEIKMENEIIDVGLLVDAVNEVVDIAPESIEDPPSFGSKIRLDFIQGLGKLENKFVIILKVNQILELSELHSIQESSSNVM; encoded by the coding sequence ATGCAGGAACTACAATACCTAACTTTTTTAATTTCGGAAGAACTCTTTGGTTTGGGAATTTTATACATCAAAGAGATCATTGAATTCGAATCGGTAACCCATGTTCCGATGATGCCTGAATACATACCTGGAGTGATCAACCTTAGAGGGAATGTTGTTCCAGTGATTGATCTCAATATGAGATTCTATAAAAGAAAAACAGAAACCAATCGGAAAACTTGTATCATCATCACTGAAATCAAAATGGAAAATGAAATCATTGATGTTGGATTACTTGTGGACGCCGTTAACGAAGTAGTTGATATTGCACCAGAATCCATTGAGGATCCACCAAGTTTTGGATCAAAAATTCGTTTAGATTTTATCCAAGGGCTTGGGAAATTAGAAAATAAATTTGTAATTATCTTGAAAGTGAACCAAATTCTGGAACTTTCCGAGTTACATTCCATCCAAGAATCATCGTCCAATGTGATGTAA
- a CDS encoding methyl-accepting chemotaxis protein encodes MKNIKISTKLIGFFLTGLIFVIWTSAYSWGILSNVNHSEEITKVHLQKSENLTSIWNLSQSIQTDLFSVLQSPEVDKTSVAKIKYDLEKLNSAWEQIVTLPTSTEESNILKVAISQKDEYITNIKSYLNEPEDLLKKENLKSKISEYWKPYSSSISKWNSQLTKESISEIAKDKTTPKEKLFPIYIAGVIFLFITASLLFLLLKQVGKPLRDAIQIKTALDRVSTNVMISDLDLNVVYMNKSIHNMFEKSEADIKTQLRNFSLRDLMGSNIDSYHKDPSHQRRILGSFTSEHKTSIKIGNREFNLIANPIITDSGERLGSVVEWADVTESNANSKAIERSQATIEFSMDGTITTANEKFLNLMDYNLNEIKGQHHRILVETQEANSEAYRQFWAALNRGEYQSAEYKRIGKNGKEVWLQATYTPILDANGRPYKVIKFATDITENKKVVREFIGQIEAINKAQATIEFNMDGTIITANDIFLKTMGYGLQEIVGKHHRMFVESTMVNSEEYRQFWAALNRSEFQTAEYRRIGKDGKIVWLQATYNPILDLNGKPYKVIKFATDITEQKNLAIETARIVDDLVVGLSALETGDLTQLITNEYEGGFAKLRDSFNNTSKKLVDIINDVRTNTDALVNAADEVASTASTLSQGASEQAASVEETSASLEEMGASIDQNAENAKQTDTIATKSARDAKQGGEAVRNTVSAMKEIADKISIIEDIAYQTNLLALNAAIEAARAGEHGKGFAVVASEVRKLAERSQKSANEIGSLAGSSVQIAESAGKLIEEIVPAINKTADLVQEITAASQEQSSGVNEVNKAMGQLDQVSQQSASASEELAAIAEELQAQAEKLLSSISFFKLGKQSTLQSALDSKHTKPLAKNATRLQTPSARKVDPSDDNNKFQKY; translated from the coding sequence ATGAAAAATATAAAGATAAGCACTAAGCTGATAGGCTTTTTTCTTACGGGTCTAATTTTTGTGATTTGGACTTCGGCTTATTCTTGGGGAATACTTTCGAATGTAAATCATTCAGAAGAAATAACAAAGGTTCATTTGCAAAAATCAGAGAACCTAACTTCTATTTGGAATCTTAGCCAATCAATCCAAACAGACCTTTTTTCTGTTCTTCAGTCACCAGAGGTGGATAAAACCTCCGTTGCAAAAATTAAATATGATTTAGAAAAATTAAATTCAGCCTGGGAACAAATTGTTACCCTTCCAACCTCCACGGAAGAATCCAACATCCTCAAAGTAGCGATTTCACAGAAAGATGAATATATAACTAACATAAAATCCTACCTAAATGAACCGGAGGATCTTCTTAAAAAAGAGAATCTTAAGTCAAAGATTTCCGAATACTGGAAACCCTACTCTAGTTCCATTTCTAAATGGAACTCCCAACTCACAAAGGAAAGTATTTCTGAAATCGCAAAAGACAAAACAACGCCAAAAGAAAAACTGTTTCCAATCTATATTGCAGGAGTCATCTTTCTTTTCATAACCGCAAGCCTACTCTTTTTGTTATTAAAACAAGTTGGAAAACCACTTAGAGATGCAATTCAAATCAAAACTGCCTTAGACCGTGTATCCACGAATGTAATGATTTCCGACTTAGATTTGAATGTGGTCTACATGAACAAATCGATTCATAATATGTTTGAGAAATCGGAAGCAGATATCAAAACTCAATTGCGTAACTTTTCACTCAGAGATTTGATGGGTAGTAACATTGACAGTTACCATAAGGACCCGAGCCACCAACGTAGAATTCTAGGCTCATTTACATCCGAACATAAAACGAGTATAAAAATAGGAAACAGAGAATTTAATTTAATTGCGAATCCTATCATTACAGATTCAGGAGAAAGATTAGGTAGTGTAGTTGAATGGGCTGATGTAACAGAGTCCAATGCTAACTCAAAAGCTATTGAAAGATCTCAGGCGACTATTGAATTCAGTATGGATGGAACGATCACAACTGCAAATGAAAAGTTCCTCAATTTGATGGATTATAATTTAAATGAAATCAAAGGCCAACACCACAGAATTTTGGTAGAAACACAAGAGGCAAATTCAGAAGCATACCGTCAATTTTGGGCCGCCCTCAACCGCGGAGAATACCAGTCAGCAGAATACAAACGAATTGGTAAAAATGGAAAAGAAGTTTGGCTCCAAGCCACATACACACCCATCCTTGATGCCAACGGACGACCTTACAAAGTCATCAAATTTGCAACTGATATCACAGAAAATAAAAAAGTTGTAAGAGAATTTATTGGTCAAATTGAAGCAATTAACAAAGCCCAGGCGACTATTGAATTCAATATGGATGGAACAATCATCACTGCCAATGATATCTTTTTAAAAACAATGGGTTATGGTTTGCAGGAAATTGTAGGGAAACACCATAGAATGTTTGTAGAATCTACCATGGTTAATTCAGAAGAATACAGACAATTTTGGGCTGCCCTCAATCGAAGTGAATTCCAAACCGCTGAGTATAGAAGGATTGGTAAAGATGGGAAAATTGTTTGGTTACAAGCAACCTACAATCCAATCCTGGATTTAAATGGAAAACCATATAAAGTTATAAAGTTTGCAACAGACATCACAGAGCAAAAAAATCTAGCGATCGAAACAGCCCGCATAGTAGATGATCTTGTAGTAGGACTATCTGCATTAGAAACCGGTGATCTCACACAATTAATCACTAATGAGTATGAAGGAGGCTTTGCAAAGCTTAGAGACTCTTTTAACAATACATCGAAAAAATTAGTCGATATCATTAATGATGTAAGAACCAATACCGACGCTCTTGTCAATGCTGCAGATGAAGTAGCTTCCACAGCGAGTACACTTTCCCAAGGAGCCAGTGAACAAGCTGCATCAGTGGAAGAAACATCTGCTTCGTTAGAAGAAATGGGTGCCTCTATAGACCAAAATGCTGAAAACGCAAAACAAACAGACACCATTGCGACAAAATCTGCTAGAGATGCAAAACAAGGTGGAGAAGCAGTCAGAAACACAGTTTCTGCTATGAAAGAAATTGCAGATAAAATTTCAATCATTGAAGACATAGCCTACCAAACCAACTTACTTGCATTAAATGCAGCCATTGAAGCGGCAAGAGCCGGTGAACATGGAAAAGGTTTTGCAGTTGTTGCTTCTGAAGTAAGAAAATTGGCAGAACGCTCTCAAAAATCAGCCAATGAAATTGGAAGTTTAGCAGGAAGTTCAGTGCAAATTGCAGAGTCTGCGGGAAAACTCATTGAAGAAATTGTTCCAGCAATCAACAAAACAGCTGACCTAGTCCAAGAAATTACTGCGGCAAGCCAGGAACAATCTTCTGGAGTGAACGAAGTGAATAAGGCAATGGGGCAACTGGACCAAGTGTCGCAACAGTCAGCAAGTGCATCTGAAGAATTAGCAGCTATCGCCGAAGAGCTGCAAGCCCAAGCAGAGAAATTACTGTCTTCCATTAGTTTCTTCAAATTGGGAAAACAATCAACCCTCCAATCAGCCTTAGATTCAAAACATACTAAGCCATTGGCAAAAAATGCCACTAGACTACAAACACCAAGTGCAAGAAAGGTGGATCCGTCTGATGACAATAACAAATTCCAAAAGTATTAA
- a CDS encoding chemotaxis protein CheA, whose protein sequence is MDLTEVIDAYLVESDEFLRDMEAILLRTETSTPNDEDLNAIFRAVHTIKGTAGMFGFESTVKFTHVVENLLDRLRSHEIKFRPELTEILLKAKDHLSYLVAEETKGKIPDSKISFGNSILDLMKPFQGEKNDSSEKTQTEIGNSGKVNPNHLDSPTTNNHSPSNQNSNGSISGYLISFRPNRNVFSQGLDPISFIGYLKKIGKIQSVKTITETIPNQNEFDPESCYLGFEIHLISDSDLDAVRKVFNFIEADSFLHILPPGANIEDLADLSFQLPEEEILLGNIWREIQILTDNSLVNYFEELKKRKTGITTSISQEKNTSPPSQQLSEEIQEDKTTSNQKQDQNKSSTIKVDSKRIDTLINRVGELVVSCANMNQLIGNTEDSNLQESSMLAMRLLNEVREISLKLRMVPIGDTFQKYTRTVRDLGKELGKDIKLITEGNETELDRNIVEKLGDPLTHLVRNACDHGLETSEVREKKGKPKQGTIKLNAFHEAGSVVIEITDDGNGIQKEKVWQKGIDKGLVSGPIPDSEDEIFKLLFHPGLSTASQITNVSGRGVGLDVVLKNIESLRGTITVKSTPNQGSLFIIRLPLTLAIIDGFLVEVGKNQFIIPMDMVLECLHFTDDNKVDSNQFFALRGSLIPFLRLKDYYPCESNDENYRENIVIVRNGEKKAGIVVERLLGEYQTVIKPMGSVFRHVKGVSGSSILGDGNVALIIDIPSLFERTIAVENERLYK, encoded by the coding sequence ATGGATTTAACAGAGGTTATAGATGCCTATTTAGTTGAATCAGACGAATTCCTTCGGGATATGGAGGCGATTCTTTTACGTACAGAAACGTCCACTCCAAACGATGAAGATTTGAATGCTATCTTTCGTGCCGTCCATACAATCAAAGGTACAGCGGGAATGTTTGGCTTTGAATCCACAGTTAAGTTTACCCATGTTGTGGAAAATCTACTAGATCGATTGCGTTCTCATGAAATAAAATTTCGACCTGAATTAACAGAGATTTTATTAAAGGCAAAAGACCATCTTTCTTATTTGGTGGCAGAGGAAACCAAGGGAAAAATACCTGATTCAAAAATATCTTTTGGAAATTCAATTTTGGATTTAATGAAGCCATTCCAAGGCGAAAAAAATGATTCCTCCGAAAAAACTCAAACGGAAATTGGAAATTCGGGTAAAGTAAATCCAAACCATTTGGATTCACCAACAACAAACAATCATTCTCCTTCAAACCAAAATTCAAACGGTTCAATCTCAGGTTACTTGATTTCCTTCCGTCCGAATCGAAATGTTTTTTCTCAAGGATTGGATCCTATCTCCTTTATCGGGTATTTAAAAAAAATTGGGAAAATTCAATCGGTAAAAACTATCACTGAAACGATTCCTAACCAAAATGAATTTGATCCAGAATCCTGTTATTTAGGATTTGAAATCCATTTGATTTCAGACTCTGATTTAGATGCAGTAAGAAAGGTTTTTAACTTTATTGAAGCAGATTCTTTTTTACACATCCTTCCTCCTGGTGCAAACATAGAAGACCTGGCGGACCTTTCCTTTCAGCTACCTGAAGAAGAAATTCTATTGGGTAATATTTGGAGAGAAATACAAATTCTAACTGATAATAGTTTAGTTAACTACTTCGAAGAATTAAAAAAAAGAAAAACAGGAATCACAACTTCAATCTCCCAAGAAAAAAATACTTCCCCTCCTTCACAACAGCTTTCAGAGGAAATTCAAGAAGATAAAACGACCTCTAATCAAAAACAAGATCAGAACAAATCATCAACAATAAAAGTCGACTCAAAACGAATTGATACATTGATTAACCGTGTAGGAGAACTTGTTGTCTCTTGTGCTAATATGAACCAACTCATTGGTAATACGGAAGATTCAAATTTACAAGAATCATCCATGCTTGCCATGAGACTTCTCAATGAAGTAAGAGAAATTTCCCTTAAACTAAGAATGGTTCCGATCGGGGATACCTTTCAAAAGTATACAAGAACTGTCCGCGACTTAGGAAAAGAACTTGGGAAGGATATCAAACTCATCACAGAAGGTAATGAAACAGAACTAGACAGAAATATCGTGGAAAAGTTAGGCGATCCTCTGACTCATTTAGTTCGTAATGCATGCGACCACGGATTAGAAACTTCCGAGGTTAGAGAAAAAAAGGGAAAACCAAAACAAGGTACCATCAAACTCAATGCATTTCATGAAGCAGGAAGTGTCGTAATCGAAATCACCGATGATGGAAATGGGATCCAAAAAGAAAAAGTTTGGCAAAAAGGAATTGATAAAGGTTTAGTCTCGGGTCCAATTCCCGATTCTGAAGATGAAATTTTCAAACTTCTTTTCCACCCAGGCCTCTCTACTGCATCACAGATTACTAATGTTTCTGGCAGAGGTGTGGGTCTTGATGTAGTGTTAAAGAATATTGAATCCCTCCGTGGTACGATTACAGTTAAATCCACACCCAATCAAGGAAGCCTTTTTATCATTCGTCTCCCGTTAACACTTGCAATTATTGATGGTTTTTTGGTCGAAGTGGGCAAAAACCAATTTATCATTCCAATGGATATGGTTTTGGAATGTTTACACTTTACCGACGACAACAAAGTAGATTCCAATCAATTTTTTGCACTACGAGGAAGTTTGATTCCATTTCTCCGCCTAAAAGATTATTATCCATGTGAATCAAATGATGAAAATTACAGGGAAAATATCGTCATAGTCAGAAACGGAGAAAAAAAAGCCGGGATCGTTGTGGAACGACTTCTAGGAGAATACCAAACAGTGATTAAACCAATGGGTTCCGTATTCCGCCATGTAAAAGGTGTGAGTGGGTCAAGCATTCTCGGTGATGGGAATGTAGCCTTGATCATTGACATACCATCGCTATTTGAAAGAACGATAGCTGTCGAAAACGAAAGATTATATAAATGA
- a CDS encoding STAS domain-containing protein has translation MEPVQNLKKTNDGFTITWEGYLTVPFVKEWKKLSEVWTSSQGQTIQLDLNGIQRVDSAGIQFLMYLKTLSQNKHFSIKLENHSLPILKVLDLLGLVSFFGDRVKVKKEHANEVEFKYGTRKVN, from the coding sequence ATGGAACCAGTCCAAAATCTTAAAAAGACAAACGATGGCTTCACAATCACTTGGGAAGGGTATCTAACTGTACCCTTTGTCAAGGAGTGGAAAAAATTGTCTGAAGTTTGGACAAGTTCCCAAGGTCAAACAATCCAGTTGGATTTAAATGGGATCCAACGAGTGGATTCAGCCGGAATTCAGTTTTTAATGTATCTTAAGACATTAAGTCAAAACAAACATTTTTCCATAAAATTAGAGAACCATTCACTTCCTATTTTGAAAGTTTTAGATCTTTTGGGATTGGTTAGTTTTTTTGGAGACCGCGTGAAGGTAAAAAAGGAACATGCGAACGAAGTTGAATTTAAGTATGGAACGAGGAAAGTCAATTAA